From Homo sapiens chromosome 6, GRCh38.p14 Primary Assembly, the proteins below share one genomic window:
- the ZSCAN9 gene encoding zinc finger and SCAN domain-containing protein 9 isoform X4 has translation MENLYTLLPLDSESKLRGVEWTGFQAQNVAVPDSLFLSSLILKPYNTYKSLRSPLKGIFWVSLYFSPPPNSDSPDVCHRAFQAGIQLLRCASWHFGDTHFGNTPMGFRQAPPRFVLKHSSSWRVPFKLFKVKMNTNSKEVLSLGVQVPEAWEELLTMKVEAKSHLQWQESRLKRSNPLAREIFRRHFRQLCYQETPGPREALTRLQELCYQWLRPHVSTKEQILDLLVLEQFLSILPKELQGWVREHCPESGEEAVILLEDLERELDEPQHEMVAHRHRQEVLCKEMVPLAEQTPLTLQSQPKEPQLTCDSAQKCHSIGETDEVTKTEDRELVLRKDCPKIVEPHGKMFNEQTWEVSQQDPSHGEVGEHKDRIERQWGNLLGEGQHKCDECGKSFTQSSGLIRHQRIHTGERPYECNECGKAFSRSSGLFNHRGIHNIQKRYHCKECGKVFSQSAGLIQHQRIHKGEKPYQCSQCSKSYSRRSFLIEHQRSHTGERPHQCIECGKSFNRHCNLIRHQKIHTVAELV, from the exons ATGGAGAACCTGTATACCCTCTTACCTCTAGATTCTGAAAGCAAATTAAGGGGCGTTGAATGGACTGGTTTTCAAGCGCAGAATGTAGCAGTTCCCGATTCCCTTTTCCTTAGTTCATTGATTCTCAAACCTTATAATACATACAAATCACTGAGGAGCCCGTTAAAGGGCATATTCTGGGTCTCCCTGTACTTCTCTCCACCTCCCAATTCAGATTCCCCAGATGTCTGCCATAGGGCCTTTCAAGCTGGAATTCAGCTGCTGCGCTGTGCTTCCTGGCATTTTGGAGACACACATTTTGGGAACACCCCCATGGGTTTCAG GCAAGCGCCTCCAAGGTTTGTCTTGAAGCATAGCTCCAGCTGGAGGGTACCTTTTAAGCTGTTCAAGGTCAAGATGAATACAAACTCAAAGGAGGTTTTATCCCTGGGTGTTCAAGTTCCCGAGGCATGGGAAGAACTTCTGACAATGAAAGTGGAAGCAAAAAGTCACCTTCAATGGCAGGAATCCAGACTGAAACGCAGTAATCCACTGGCAAGGGAAATCTTCCGAAGGCACTTTCGACAGCTGTGCTACCAAGAGACCCCTGGACCAAGGGAGGCTCTTACTCGACTCCAGGAACTTTGCTACCAGTGGTTGAGGCCACATGTGAGCACAAAGGAGCAGATTTTGGATCTGCTGGTGCTGGAGCAGTTTCTATCCATTCTGCCCAAGGAGCTCCAGGGCTGGGTGAGGGAACACTGTCCAGAGAGTGGAGAAGAGGCTGTGATTTTGCTGGAGGATCTGGAGAGAGAGCTCGATGAACCACAACATGAG ATGGTGGCCCACAGACACAGACAAGAAGTCCTCTGTAAAGAGATGGTGCCTCTAGCAGAGCAGACACCACTGACCCTTCAGTCCCAGCCTAAGGAGCCACAGCTCACATGTGACTCTGCTCAGAAGTGCCATTCTATTGGAGAGACAG atGAAGTAACCAAGACTGAGGACAGAGAGTTGGTGCTAAGGAAAGACTGTCCTAAGATAGTGGAACCACATGGGAAAATGTTTAATGAGCAGACCTGGGAGGTATCACAGCAGGATCCCTCACATGGAGAAGTTGGTGAACATAAGGATAGGATAGAGAGGCAGTGGGGAAACCTCTTAGGAGAGGGGCAACACAAATGTGATGAATGTGGGAAGAGCTTTACTCAGAGCTCAGGTCTCATTCGACAtcaaagaattcatactggagaaagaccttatgaatgtaatgaatgtgggaaagccttcagtcgAAGTTCTGGTCTTTTTAATCACCGAGGAATCCACAATATACAGAAACGGTACCACTGCAAGGAGTGTGGGAAGGTCTTCAGTCAGAGTGCGGGTCTTATCCAGCATCAGAGAATCCACAAAGGAGAAAAGCCGTATCAGTGCAGCCAGTGCAGTAAGAGCTACAGTCGGCGTTCATTTCTCATTGAACATCAGAGAAGCCACACAGGGGAGCGACCTCACCAGTGCATTGAATGTGGGAAAAGCTTTAATCGACACTGCAACCTCATTCGCCATCAGAAGATCCACACAGTGGCTGAGCTGGTCTAG
- the ZSCAN9 gene encoding zinc finger and SCAN domain-containing protein 9 isoform X3: MENLYTLLPLDSESKLRGVEWTGFQAQNVAVPDSLFLSSLILKPYNTYKSLRSPLKGIFWVSLYFSPPPNSDSPDVCHRAFQAGIQLLRCASWHFGDTHFGNTPMGFRQAPPRFVLKHSSSWRVPFKLFKVKMNTNSKEVLSLGVQVPEAWEELLTMKVEAKSHLQWQESRLKRSNPLAREIFRRHFRQLCYQETPGPREALTRLQELCYQWLRPHVSTKEQILDLLVLEQFLSILPKELQGWVREHCPESGEEAVILLEDLERELDEPQHEMVAHRHRQEVLCKEMVPLAEQTPLTLQSQPKEPQLTCDSAQKCHSIGETAPLWISDLIRSLRRRAVLIPLGAHLFSTDTFLFSKPVVIPQLKGGGETWPNNRGVLRDEVTKTEDRELVLRKDCPKIVEPHGKMFNEQTWEVSQQDPSHGEVGEHKDRIERQWGNLLGEGQHKCDECGKSFTQSSGLIRHQRIHTGERPYECNECGKAFSRSSGLFNHRGIHNIQKRYHCKECGKVFSQSAGLIQHQRIHKGEKPYQCSQCSKSYSRRSFLIEHQRSHTGERPHQCIECGKSFNRHCNLIRHQKIHTVAELV; this comes from the exons ATGGAGAACCTGTATACCCTCTTACCTCTAGATTCTGAAAGCAAATTAAGGGGCGTTGAATGGACTGGTTTTCAAGCGCAGAATGTAGCAGTTCCCGATTCCCTTTTCCTTAGTTCATTGATTCTCAAACCTTATAATACATACAAATCACTGAGGAGCCCGTTAAAGGGCATATTCTGGGTCTCCCTGTACTTCTCTCCACCTCCCAATTCAGATTCCCCAGATGTCTGCCATAGGGCCTTTCAAGCTGGAATTCAGCTGCTGCGCTGTGCTTCCTGGCATTTTGGAGACACACATTTTGGGAACACCCCCATGGGTTTCAG GCAAGCGCCTCCAAGGTTTGTCTTGAAGCATAGCTCCAGCTGGAGGGTACCTTTTAAGCTGTTCAAGGTCAAGATGAATACAAACTCAAAGGAGGTTTTATCCCTGGGTGTTCAAGTTCCCGAGGCATGGGAAGAACTTCTGACAATGAAAGTGGAAGCAAAAAGTCACCTTCAATGGCAGGAATCCAGACTGAAACGCAGTAATCCACTGGCAAGGGAAATCTTCCGAAGGCACTTTCGACAGCTGTGCTACCAAGAGACCCCTGGACCAAGGGAGGCTCTTACTCGACTCCAGGAACTTTGCTACCAGTGGTTGAGGCCACATGTGAGCACAAAGGAGCAGATTTTGGATCTGCTGGTGCTGGAGCAGTTTCTATCCATTCTGCCCAAGGAGCTCCAGGGCTGGGTGAGGGAACACTGTCCAGAGAGTGGAGAAGAGGCTGTGATTTTGCTGGAGGATCTGGAGAGAGAGCTCGATGAACCACAACATGAG ATGGTGGCCCACAGACACAGACAAGAAGTCCTCTGTAAAGAGATGGTGCCTCTAGCAGAGCAGACACCACTGACCCTTCAGTCCCAGCCTAAGGAGCCACAGCTCACATGTGACTCTGCTCAGAAGTGCCATTCTATTGGAGAGACAG CTCCCTTATGGATTTCAGATTTAATACGAAGTTTGAGGAGAAGGGCAGTACTGATCCCACTTGGGGCCCATCTGTTCTCTAcagacacatttttattttccaaacctGTTGTGATCCCCCAgctaaaaggaggaggagaaacatGGCCTAACAACAGAGGAGTCCTAAGAG atGAAGTAACCAAGACTGAGGACAGAGAGTTGGTGCTAAGGAAAGACTGTCCTAAGATAGTGGAACCACATGGGAAAATGTTTAATGAGCAGACCTGGGAGGTATCACAGCAGGATCCCTCACATGGAGAAGTTGGTGAACATAAGGATAGGATAGAGAGGCAGTGGGGAAACCTCTTAGGAGAGGGGCAACACAAATGTGATGAATGTGGGAAGAGCTTTACTCAGAGCTCAGGTCTCATTCGACAtcaaagaattcatactggagaaagaccttatgaatgtaatgaatgtgggaaagccttcagtcgAAGTTCTGGTCTTTTTAATCACCGAGGAATCCACAATATACAGAAACGGTACCACTGCAAGGAGTGTGGGAAGGTCTTCAGTCAGAGTGCGGGTCTTATCCAGCATCAGAGAATCCACAAAGGAGAAAAGCCGTATCAGTGCAGCCAGTGCAGTAAGAGCTACAGTCGGCGTTCATTTCTCATTGAACATCAGAGAAGCCACACAGGGGAGCGACCTCACCAGTGCATTGAATGTGGGAAAAGCTTTAATCGACACTGCAACCTCATTCGCCATCAGAAGATCCACACAGTGGCTGAGCTGGTCTAG
- the ZSCAN9 gene encoding zinc finger and SCAN domain-containing protein 9 isoform X1 → MIIACIISFCHQLLSFFYINNLFLLLRQAPPRFVLKHSSSWRVPFKLFKVKMNTNSKEVLSLGVQVPEAWEELLTMKVEAKSHLQWQESRLKRSNPLAREIFRRHFRQLCYQETPGPREALTRLQELCYQWLRPHVSTKEQILDLLVLEQFLSILPKELQGWVREHCPESGEEAVILLEDLERELDEPQHEMVAHRHRQEVLCKEMVPLAEQTPLTLQSQPKEPQLTCDSAQKCHSIGETDLIRSLRRRAVLIPLGAHLFSTDTFLFSKPVVIPQLKGGGETWPNNRGVLRDEVTKTEDRELVLRKDCPKIVEPHGKMFNEQTWEVSQQDPSHGEVGEHKDRIERQWGNLLGEGQHKCDECGKSFTQSSGLIRHQRIHTGERPYECNECGKAFSRSSGLFNHRGIHNIQKRYHCKECGKVFSQSAGLIQHQRIHKGEKPYQCSQCSKSYSRRSFLIEHQRSHTGERPHQCIECGKSFNRHCNLIRHQKIHTVAELV, encoded by the exons ATGATAATTGCTTGTATTATCAGTTTCTGTCATCAGCTATTatcatttttctatataaataatttatttttactgcttAGGCAAGCGCCTCCAAGGTTTGTCTTGAAGCATAGCTCCAGCTGGAGGGTACCTTTTAAGCTGTTCAAGGTCAAGATGAATACAAACTCAAAGGAGGTTTTATCCCTGGGTGTTCAAGTTCCCGAGGCATGGGAAGAACTTCTGACAATGAAAGTGGAAGCAAAAAGTCACCTTCAATGGCAGGAATCCAGACTGAAACGCAGTAATCCACTGGCAAGGGAAATCTTCCGAAGGCACTTTCGACAGCTGTGCTACCAAGAGACCCCTGGACCAAGGGAGGCTCTTACTCGACTCCAGGAACTTTGCTACCAGTGGTTGAGGCCACATGTGAGCACAAAGGAGCAGATTTTGGATCTGCTGGTGCTGGAGCAGTTTCTATCCATTCTGCCCAAGGAGCTCCAGGGCTGGGTGAGGGAACACTGTCCAGAGAGTGGAGAAGAGGCTGTGATTTTGCTGGAGGATCTGGAGAGAGAGCTCGATGAACCACAACATGAG ATGGTGGCCCACAGACACAGACAAGAAGTCCTCTGTAAAGAGATGGTGCCTCTAGCAGAGCAGACACCACTGACCCTTCAGTCCCAGCCTAAGGAGCCACAGCTCACATGTGACTCTGCTCAGAAGTGCCATTCTATTGGAGAGACAG ATTTAATACGAAGTTTGAGGAGAAGGGCAGTACTGATCCCACTTGGGGCCCATCTGTTCTCTAcagacacatttttattttccaaacctGTTGTGATCCCCCAgctaaaaggaggaggagaaacatGGCCTAACAACAGAGGAGTCCTAAGAG atGAAGTAACCAAGACTGAGGACAGAGAGTTGGTGCTAAGGAAAGACTGTCCTAAGATAGTGGAACCACATGGGAAAATGTTTAATGAGCAGACCTGGGAGGTATCACAGCAGGATCCCTCACATGGAGAAGTTGGTGAACATAAGGATAGGATAGAGAGGCAGTGGGGAAACCTCTTAGGAGAGGGGCAACACAAATGTGATGAATGTGGGAAGAGCTTTACTCAGAGCTCAGGTCTCATTCGACAtcaaagaattcatactggagaaagaccttatgaatgtaatgaatgtgggaaagccttcagtcgAAGTTCTGGTCTTTTTAATCACCGAGGAATCCACAATATACAGAAACGGTACCACTGCAAGGAGTGTGGGAAGGTCTTCAGTCAGAGTGCGGGTCTTATCCAGCATCAGAGAATCCACAAAGGAGAAAAGCCGTATCAGTGCAGCCAGTGCAGTAAGAGCTACAGTCGGCGTTCATTTCTCATTGAACATCAGAGAAGCCACACAGGGGAGCGACCTCACCAGTGCATTGAATGTGGGAAAAGCTTTAATCGACACTGCAACCTCATTCGCCATCAGAAGATCCACACAGTGGCTGAGCTGGTCTAG
- the ZSCAN9 gene encoding zinc finger and SCAN domain-containing protein 9 isoform 3 (isoform 3 is encoded by transcript variant 4), giving the protein MNTNSKEVLSLGVQVPEAWEELLTMKVEAKSHLQWQESRLKRSNPLAREIFRRHFRQLCYQETPGPREALTRLQELCYQWLRPHVSTKEQILDLLVLEQFLSILPKELQGWVREHCPESGEEAVILLEDLERELDEPQHEMVAHRHRQEVLCKEMVPLAEQTPLTLQSQPKEPQLTCDSAQKCHSIGETGEGQHLFDVERIPPGQAKTNNKPRAGKTGDPKTPYQIAVMVSSSESLVCSSLTLLPACRLLPEYHPGSFLDF; this is encoded by the exons ATGAATACAAACTCAAAGGAGGTTTTATCCCTGGGTGTTCAAGTTCCCGAGGCATGGGAAGAACTTCTGACAATGAAAGTGGAAGCAAAAAGTCACCTTCAATGGCAGGAATCCAGACTGAAACGCAGTAATCCACTGGCAAGGGAAATCTTCCGAAGGCACTTTCGACAGCTGTGCTACCAAGAGACCCCTGGACCAAGGGAGGCTCTTACTCGACTCCAGGAACTTTGCTACCAGTGGTTGAGGCCACATGTGAGCACAAAGGAGCAGATTTTGGATCTGCTGGTGCTGGAGCAGTTTCTATCCATTCTGCCCAAGGAGCTCCAGGGCTGGGTGAGGGAACACTGTCCAGAGAGTGGAGAAGAGGCTGTGATTTTGCTGGAGGATCTGGAGAGAGAGCTCGATGAACCACAACATGAG ATGGTGGCCCACAGACACAGACAAGAAGTCCTCTGTAAAGAGATGGTGCCTCTAGCAGAGCAGACACCACTGACCCTTCAGTCCCAGCCTAAGGAGCCACAGCTCACATGTGACTCTGCTCAGAAGTGCCATTCTATTGGAGAGACAGGTGAGGGACAGCATTTATTTGATGTTGAACGAATCCCACCTGgtcaagcaaaaacaaacaataaacccAGAGCTGGGAAAACAGGAGACCCAAAGACTCCTTACCAGATAGCAGTAATGGTCAGTTCTTCTGAGAGCCTAGTGTGCTCATCTTTGACCCTTCTCCCTGCGTGCAGACTTCTCCCTGAGTACCACCCTGGAAGCTTTCTGGACTTCTGA
- the ZSCAN9 gene encoding zinc finger and SCAN domain-containing protein 9 isoform 1 (isoform 1 is encoded by transcript variant 1) encodes MNTNSKEVLSLGVQVPEAWEELLTMKVEAKSHLQWQESRLKRSNPLAREIFRRHFRQLCYQETPGPREALTRLQELCYQWLRPHVSTKEQILDLLVLEQFLSILPKELQGWVREHCPESGEEAVILLEDLERELDEPQHEMVAHRHRQEVLCKEMVPLAEQTPLTLQSQPKEPQLTCDSAQKCHSIGETDLIRSLRRRAVLIPLGAHLFSTDTFLFSKPVVIPQLKGGGETWPNNRGVLRDEVTKTEDRELVLRKDCPKIVEPHGKMFNEQTWEVSQQDPSHGEVGEHKDRIERQWGNLLGEGQHKCDECGKSFTQSSGLIRHQRIHTGERPYECNECGKAFSRSSGLFNHRGIHNIQKRYHCKECGKVFSQSAGLIQHQRIHKGEKPYQCSQCSKSYSRRSFLIEHQRSHTGERPHQCIECGKSFNRHCNLIRHQKIHTVAELV; translated from the exons ATGAATACAAACTCAAAGGAGGTTTTATCCCTGGGTGTTCAAGTTCCCGAGGCATGGGAAGAACTTCTGACAATGAAAGTGGAAGCAAAAAGTCACCTTCAATGGCAGGAATCCAGACTGAAACGCAGTAATCCACTGGCAAGGGAAATCTTCCGAAGGCACTTTCGACAGCTGTGCTACCAAGAGACCCCTGGACCAAGGGAGGCTCTTACTCGACTCCAGGAACTTTGCTACCAGTGGTTGAGGCCACATGTGAGCACAAAGGAGCAGATTTTGGATCTGCTGGTGCTGGAGCAGTTTCTATCCATTCTGCCCAAGGAGCTCCAGGGCTGGGTGAGGGAACACTGTCCAGAGAGTGGAGAAGAGGCTGTGATTTTGCTGGAGGATCTGGAGAGAGAGCTCGATGAACCACAACATGAG ATGGTGGCCCACAGACACAGACAAGAAGTCCTCTGTAAAGAGATGGTGCCTCTAGCAGAGCAGACACCACTGACCCTTCAGTCCCAGCCTAAGGAGCCACAGCTCACATGTGACTCTGCTCAGAAGTGCCATTCTATTGGAGAGACAG ATTTAATACGAAGTTTGAGGAGAAGGGCAGTACTGATCCCACTTGGGGCCCATCTGTTCTCTAcagacacatttttattttccaaacctGTTGTGATCCCCCAgctaaaaggaggaggagaaacatGGCCTAACAACAGAGGAGTCCTAAGAG atGAAGTAACCAAGACTGAGGACAGAGAGTTGGTGCTAAGGAAAGACTGTCCTAAGATAGTGGAACCACATGGGAAAATGTTTAATGAGCAGACCTGGGAGGTATCACAGCAGGATCCCTCACATGGAGAAGTTGGTGAACATAAGGATAGGATAGAGAGGCAGTGGGGAAACCTCTTAGGAGAGGGGCAACACAAATGTGATGAATGTGGGAAGAGCTTTACTCAGAGCTCAGGTCTCATTCGACAtcaaagaattcatactggagaaagaccttatgaatgtaatgaatgtgggaaagccttcagtcgAAGTTCTGGTCTTTTTAATCACCGAGGAATCCACAATATACAGAAACGGTACCACTGCAAGGAGTGTGGGAAGGTCTTCAGTCAGAGTGCGGGTCTTATCCAGCATCAGAGAATCCACAAAGGAGAAAAGCCGTATCAGTGCAGCCAGTGCAGTAAGAGCTACAGTCGGCGTTCATTTCTCATTGAACATCAGAGAAGCCACACAGGGGAGCGACCTCACCAGTGCATTGAATGTGGGAAAAGCTTTAATCGACACTGCAACCTCATTCGCCATCAGAAGATCCACACAGTGGCTGAGCTGGTCTAG
- the ZSCAN9 gene encoding zinc finger and SCAN domain-containing protein 9 isoform 2 (isoform 2 is encoded by transcript variant 2): protein MNTNSKEVLSLGVQVPEAWEELLTMKVEAKSHLQWQESRLKRSNPLAREIFRRHFRQLCYQETPGPREALTRLQELCYQWLRPHVSTKEQILDLLVLEQFLSILPKELQGWVREHCPESGEEAVILLEDLERELDEPQHEMVAHRHRQEVLCKEMVPLAEQTPLTLQSQPKEPQLTCDSAQKCHSIGETDEVTKTEDRELVLRKDCPKIVEPHGKMFNEQTWEVSQQDPSHGEVGEHKDRIERQWGNLLGEGQHKCDECGKSFTQSSGLIRHQRIHTGERPYECNECGKAFSRSSGLFNHRGIHNIQKRYHCKECGKVFSQSAGLIQHQRIHKGEKPYQCSQCSKSYSRRSFLIEHQRSHTGERPHQCIECGKSFNRHCNLIRHQKIHTVAELV, encoded by the exons ATGAATACAAACTCAAAGGAGGTTTTATCCCTGGGTGTTCAAGTTCCCGAGGCATGGGAAGAACTTCTGACAATGAAAGTGGAAGCAAAAAGTCACCTTCAATGGCAGGAATCCAGACTGAAACGCAGTAATCCACTGGCAAGGGAAATCTTCCGAAGGCACTTTCGACAGCTGTGCTACCAAGAGACCCCTGGACCAAGGGAGGCTCTTACTCGACTCCAGGAACTTTGCTACCAGTGGTTGAGGCCACATGTGAGCACAAAGGAGCAGATTTTGGATCTGCTGGTGCTGGAGCAGTTTCTATCCATTCTGCCCAAGGAGCTCCAGGGCTGGGTGAGGGAACACTGTCCAGAGAGTGGAGAAGAGGCTGTGATTTTGCTGGAGGATCTGGAGAGAGAGCTCGATGAACCACAACATGAG ATGGTGGCCCACAGACACAGACAAGAAGTCCTCTGTAAAGAGATGGTGCCTCTAGCAGAGCAGACACCACTGACCCTTCAGTCCCAGCCTAAGGAGCCACAGCTCACATGTGACTCTGCTCAGAAGTGCCATTCTATTGGAGAGACAG atGAAGTAACCAAGACTGAGGACAGAGAGTTGGTGCTAAGGAAAGACTGTCCTAAGATAGTGGAACCACATGGGAAAATGTTTAATGAGCAGACCTGGGAGGTATCACAGCAGGATCCCTCACATGGAGAAGTTGGTGAACATAAGGATAGGATAGAGAGGCAGTGGGGAAACCTCTTAGGAGAGGGGCAACACAAATGTGATGAATGTGGGAAGAGCTTTACTCAGAGCTCAGGTCTCATTCGACAtcaaagaattcatactggagaaagaccttatgaatgtaatgaatgtgggaaagccttcagtcgAAGTTCTGGTCTTTTTAATCACCGAGGAATCCACAATATACAGAAACGGTACCACTGCAAGGAGTGTGGGAAGGTCTTCAGTCAGAGTGCGGGTCTTATCCAGCATCAGAGAATCCACAAAGGAGAAAAGCCGTATCAGTGCAGCCAGTGCAGTAAGAGCTACAGTCGGCGTTCATTTCTCATTGAACATCAGAGAAGCCACACAGGGGAGCGACCTCACCAGTGCATTGAATGTGGGAAAAGCTTTAATCGACACTGCAACCTCATTCGCCATCAGAAGATCCACACAGTGGCTGAGCTGGTCTAG